A stretch of Methanofastidiosum sp. DNA encodes these proteins:
- the gcvH gene encoding glycine cleavage system protein GcvH, with protein MEIGTYSFKDDLFYSKTHEWIKIEGDICIVGIDDYSQREIGEIAFIELPAIGTNVKQFELLCQIESVKTVLDLFSPISGNIIETNKEVETSPDTLNTKPYDSWICKIKTTDLEEKINLMDINEYAEYLKSVIDK; from the coding sequence ATGGAGATAGGGACATATTCTTTTAAGGATGATTTATTTTACTCAAAAACACATGAGTGGATTAAAATTGAAGGAGATATATGTATCGTTGGAATAGACGACTACTCACAAAGAGAAATAGGGGAAATAGCATTTATCGAACTTCCTGCAATCGGTACCAATGTGAAGCAATTCGAATTATTGTGCCAAATAGAATCTGTAAAAACTGTTTTAGACCTTTTTTCCCCAATCTCAGGTAACATAATAGAAACTAATAAAGAAGTTGAGACTTCTCCAGATACCCTGAATACTAAACCTTATGATTCCTGGATATGCAAAATAAAGACTACAGATCTAGAAGAAAAAATCAATTTAATGGATATAAACGAATATGCAGAATATCTAAAAAGTGTAATAGATAAATAA
- a CDS encoding glycosyltransferase yields MILELIEKYFEFFGFSVITGIQISLFLVLIDSTRTIIKIIFILLGKLREILNPLPELKHLPSVSIIVPAHNEESKIEECIISLIEANYPKDKKEIILIDDGSTDKTYPRSLPYARKGLIKLFKRETKSGSKSGAINYGLLIAKNELIIVVDADTKLEINSLVEIVRPFADKNVMAVAGNIKIENRNNILSYCQAYEYTMSMEIGKRIQSLFRTILIVPGAFGAFRMKFVKTVGDYDYDTITEDFDLTFKVLKRAKVLFAPSAIAWTICPDKLDTWYRQRVRWSRGELETLWKHRDLFFRKHYGFLGLIAAPDMVLMDMILLTLRFVNLLVVLIVMPILFTFEVYMEYLIFYFRVLLMLFCSYMIFEIISLFAALLVVKERKDLYYFLISPIIIVFYRPFYALVRFKGYLDVILRRDPVWR; encoded by the coding sequence ATGATATTAGAACTTATAGAAAAATACTTTGAGTTTTTTGGATTTTCAGTTATCACAGGTATCCAAATATCTTTATTTTTAGTATTAATTGATAGTACGAGGACCATCATTAAAATAATCTTTATTCTATTGGGAAAACTAAGGGAGATTTTAAATCCATTGCCCGAACTAAAGCATTTGCCCTCTGTTTCAATAATCGTCCCTGCACATAACGAAGAATCGAAAATTGAGGAATGTATAATCTCATTGATAGAGGCCAATTATCCAAAGGACAAGAAAGAGATAATTTTAATTGACGATGGGTCAACTGATAAGACCTATCCTAGATCTCTCCCCTATGCAAGAAAAGGACTGATAAAACTATTCAAAAGGGAGACTAAGAGTGGCTCCAAAAGCGGTGCAATAAATTATGGATTATTAATTGCAAAAAATGAGCTCATTATAGTGGTGGATGCCGATACAAAATTAGAAATAAATTCACTTGTAGAAATTGTTAGGCCATTTGCAGATAAAAATGTAATGGCAGTAGCAGGAAATATCAAAATTGAAAACAGAAATAATATTCTTTCATATTGTCAAGCTTACGAATACACAATGTCAATGGAAATAGGAAAAAGAATACAGTCTCTTTTTAGAACAATACTCATAGTTCCGGGGGCATTTGGTGCTTTCAGGATGAAATTCGTTAAAACAGTAGGGGATTATGATTATGATACTATAACTGAAGACTTTGATTTGACGTTCAAAGTATTGAAAAGGGCTAAAGTTCTATTTGCACCATCTGCCATAGCCTGGACTATATGCCCAGATAAATTAGATACGTGGTATCGGCAGAGAGTAAGATGGTCAAGGGGAGAACTTGAAACGTTATGGAAACATAGGGACCTCTTCTTTAGAAAACATTATGGATTCCTAGGATTGATTGCAGCCCCGGATATGGTATTGATGGACATGATTCTATTGACATTAAGATTTGTTAATCTTTTAGTAGTATTAATTGTCATGCCTATCTTATTTACTTTTGAGGTATACATGGAATATCTTATTTTTTACTTTAGAGTTCTTTTAATGCTATTCTGCTCTTATATGATCTTTGAAATTATCTCTTTATTTGCCGCTTTGTTAGTCGTAAAAGAGCGAAAAGATCTTTACTATTTTTTAATATCTCCCATAATTATAGTTTTTTATAGGCCATTCTACGCATTGGTTAGATTCAAAGGATATTTAGATGTTATCTTAAGAAGAGATCCTGTGTGGAGGTAA
- a CDS encoding response regulator, with translation MRNIYRKRPKIYLKQELVGQKNGNSVSTIDETIDMKDSTKPEKRIVQSLPSNGNGKNYNNRFDILVIEDNPEILEMIQVTLESVSHYNFKITCAQSAEEALEKVKNTNFDLIISDNVLPGISGLDFLTKVKDQYPSTLRILITGYSDMEVVKDAINRAAVNAYIEKPFSFDGLTGKVIEILKEKNVLQRRQDLTSLEHIYESEGGPEFFSSLFAFTPKDSEVHTVVEKSEDDLEIKYSKEKVDVLSNYGIIKKVKNLPLIIKCPNCQSYDYKIVLKCPSCTSENLIKGEVIEHYSCSTINFSNKFMKEGRLICPKCNQELKRLGVDYRKIGNWVFCENCSDFYGEANVNLKCNSCKTLYSVNESIWEEEEKIVPDRAKILKVIRRLSILSEIEQELRKKEFDIRRNIVLYYLGMEKKFDIGVFRDLKDENPFLLFDICIDPHGNFSDEIKSFYNKSKDINYAKTIFVAVPHIDSKDKKIINELKINAIEVDDSNSIITALDSLNIS, from the coding sequence ATGAGAAATATCTATAGAAAAAGACCTAAGATATATCTAAAACAAGAATTAGTAGGTCAAAAAAATGGTAATTCTGTTTCTACCATAGACGAAACTATAGATATGAAGGATTCTACTAAACCTGAAAAAAGAATTGTTCAAAGTTTGCCCTCCAATGGAAATGGAAAAAATTACAACAATAGATTTGATATCTTAGTCATTGAAGATAATCCTGAGATATTAGAAATGATTCAGGTAACTTTAGAATCTGTTTCCCATTACAATTTTAAAATCACTTGTGCCCAAAGTGCTGAAGAAGCTTTAGAAAAAGTAAAGAATACAAATTTTGATTTAATAATTTCGGACAATGTTCTGCCAGGGATATCCGGATTAGATTTTCTTACAAAGGTAAAAGACCAATACCCTTCTACTCTGAGGATTCTAATCACTGGCTATTCTGATATGGAAGTAGTTAAAGATGCAATTAATAGGGCGGCTGTTAATGCATACATCGAAAAGCCATTCAGTTTTGATGGGCTTACAGGAAAAGTAATTGAGATACTCAAGGAAAAAAATGTTCTCCAAAGAAGGCAGGATTTAACATCGCTGGAGCATATTTATGAATCTGAAGGAGGGCCAGAATTCTTTAGTTCTTTATTCGCATTCACACCAAAAGATTCAGAAGTTCACACAGTTGTAGAAAAAAGTGAAGACGATTTGGAGATTAAATATAGTAAAGAAAAGGTTGATGTCTTATCAAATTATGGGATTATTAAAAAGGTAAAGAATCTCCCACTTATTATTAAATGTCCCAATTGTCAATCCTACGATTATAAAATTGTATTAAAATGCCCGTCATGTACTTCTGAAAATTTAATCAAGGGGGAAGTAATTGAACATTACAGTTGCTCTACCATCAATTTTTCGAATAAATTCATGAAAGAAGGTCGACTTATATGCCCAAAATGTAATCAAGAATTAAAACGGCTTGGAGTGGATTACAGAAAAATTGGAAATTGGGTTTTTTGTGAAAACTGCAGTGATTTTTACGGAGAGGCGAATGTTAATTTAAAATGTAACAGCTGTAAGACCCTTTATTCAGTCAATGAATCGATCTGGGAAGAAGAAGAGAAAATTGTTCCAGACAGGGCAAAAATATTGAAAGTTATAAGACGGCTTAGTATTTTAAGTGAGATAGAACAAGAGTTAAGAAAAAAAGAGTTTGATATTAGAAGGAATATAGTGTTATACTATTTGGGAATGGAGAAGAAATTTGACATAGGAGTTTTTAGAGATTTAAAGGATGAAAATCCCTTTTTACTCTTTGATATTTGTATTGATCCACATGGTAATTTTTCAGATGAAATAAAATCATTCTATAATAAATCCAAGGACATAAATTATGCCAAAACTATCTTTGTTGCAGTTCCGCATATAGATAGCAAAGATAAAAAAATAATTAATGAATTAAAAATAAATGCAATTGAAGTTGACGATTCAAATTCTATTATTACTGCTTTAGATTCATTAAATATTTCATAA
- a CDS encoding UbiX family flavin prenyltransferase → MEGILAITGASGVIYGIRLLENLKGKVNLVVSEGAKKIIEEETEYKVENLHKYVYKVYKNIEIDAPIASGSHPFNFMVICPASISTISKIAAGIQDNLITRAAAVALKEKRKLVIVPRETPLTSINLRSMAVLSEEGAVILPAMPAFYHKPKNMDEMINFVVGRILDQIEVENNLFKRWGT, encoded by the coding sequence ATGGAAGGAATTCTTGCGATAACTGGTGCCAGTGGGGTTATTTACGGCATCAGATTACTAGAAAATTTAAAAGGAAAGGTAAATTTAGTAGTTAGTGAAGGCGCAAAAAAAATAATTGAAGAAGAAACTGAATATAAAGTAGAAAATTTACACAAATACGTATACAAAGTCTACAAAAATATTGAGATAGATGCTCCAATTGCTTCTGGAAGCCATCCCTTTAATTTCATGGTTATTTGTCCCGCTTCAATTTCAACAATTTCTAAGATTGCGGCGGGGATACAAGACAATCTAATCACGAGAGCTGCTGCAGTTGCCTTAAAAGAAAAAAGGAAATTGGTAATTGTTCCACGAGAAACCCCATTGACCTCAATTAATCTAAGAAGTATGGCAGTTTTATCTGAAGAGGGCGCTGTTATACTTCCTGCTATGCCTGCATTTTATCACAAGCCAAAAAATATGGACGAAATGATTAACTTTGTTGTTGGAAGAATCTTGGACCAAATAGAAGTAGAAAATAATTTATTCAAAAGATGGGGAACTTAA
- a CDS encoding FAD-dependent oxidoreductase, with protein sequence MKLVIVGGGASGSEAALEARKFDRNVEITLIEKQDFPQYSLCGLPYAVSGDIDNFDKLVIFPNEFYEKQNIKLLLKNEIKKIDAKSKKVVLGDGSEIEYDSLILATGAMPCNYKMGYKYPNGVYFIRTLADVKELSSKIDSSKKAIIYAYGWGCKAGCKGCISGRISLEMSYALKKRGLDVTIVSKEAMPLRQQIDSDMSELIVDYINSKGINLISDKASIDIAGEDKVKGLTADNELIEADIIIMASGTRTNSSLARDCGIEIQKGIKTNSKLETSIENIYACGDCASVKYHFTGESFSSSLGTNAVRGGKIAGINSVGGNQELAPILNITIMDFFDLKIGAFGLTEDNLSKMGIEYVKAKFKGKSRAEYYPGHKDVIIKILASKDGDILGFQAIGEEGIFARTLAVGFAVQKGIKIKELAKIENSYSPLISPTIDPVQICAELVLKRIK encoded by the coding sequence ATGAAACTTGTTATTGTTGGAGGGGGCGCATCAGGTTCAGAAGCAGCCCTCGAAGCAAGAAAATTTGATAGAAATGTCGAAATTACACTAATTGAAAAACAAGATTTTCCCCAATATTCCTTATGTGGTCTTCCATATGCAGTCTCAGGGGATATTGATAACTTTGATAAGCTCGTAATATTCCCAAATGAATTTTATGAAAAACAAAATATTAAACTTCTTTTAAAGAATGAAATTAAAAAAATTGATGCCAAATCTAAAAAAGTTGTATTAGGTGATGGTTCTGAGATAGAATACGATTCTCTAATTCTTGCAACTGGAGCAATGCCGTGCAATTATAAGATGGGTTACAAATATCCTAATGGAGTCTATTTCATAAGAACTTTGGCTGATGTAAAAGAATTATCTAGCAAAATTGATAGTTCAAAAAAAGCAATTATATACGCATATGGATGGGGATGCAAAGCAGGCTGTAAGGGGTGCATTTCTGGCAGAATCTCCCTGGAGATGTCTTATGCTCTAAAGAAGAGGGGGCTTGATGTAACAATTGTTTCTAAAGAGGCCATGCCATTAAGACAACAAATCGATAGTGATATGAGTGAATTAATTGTAGATTATATAAACTCCAAAGGAATTAACTTGATAAGTGACAAAGCTAGTATAGATATAGCTGGTGAAGACAAAGTTAAGGGATTAACAGCAGATAATGAGTTAATTGAAGCAGATATTATTATAATGGCCTCTGGAACTCGTACAAACTCTTCTTTAGCTAGAGATTGTGGAATTGAAATACAGAAGGGAATTAAAACTAATTCAAAGCTTGAGACATCGATTGAGAATATCTATGCGTGTGGTGATTGTGCTAGTGTTAAATATCATTTCACTGGTGAATCTTTTTCTTCGAGCCTAGGAACAAATGCAGTAAGGGGTGGAAAAATTGCAGGGATTAATTCAGTTGGAGGAAATCAAGAACTAGCCCCTATACTAAATATCACAATAATGGATTTTTTTGATTTAAAAATAGGTGCATTTGGATTAACAGAAGATAATTTATCTAAAATGGGGATAGAATATGTCAAGGCTAAATTCAAAGGTAAATCCCGGGCAGAATACTATCCTGGGCACAAAGATGTTATTATCAAAATTTTGGCTTCTAAAGACGGAGATATATTAGGATTCCAAGCTATTGGAGAAGAGGGTATATTTGCCAGAACACTTGCAGTGGGATTTGCAGTTCAAAAAGGAATTAAGATTAAAGAATTAGCAAAAATTGAAAACTCTTATAGCCCCCTTATATCTCCAACCATAGATCCAGTTCAAATTTGTGCGGAACTTGTACTAAAAAGAATAAAATAA